Proteins from a genomic interval of Acidobacteriota bacterium:
- a CDS encoding peptidase M14: protein MKRFVQTALVAVLVATALGRFLAAQPAPVPTPASVFGFAPCDDHKLATYEEIATYFRHLDAATDRMRLFEIGTTAEGRTQLLAVVSSEANLARLDHYKDIARRLALARDLTDEQARALAREGRAVMWVDFGLHSSELAHAQTAPLMAWRAVTEETEEWKAIRDQVLFVLVPNMNPDGTTQWAEWYRRHLGGPYERSSPPELYQKYVGHDNNRDWFMFNMPESRNIARQLYFEWYPQIVHNQHQSAPFPARIFHPPFADPMNPNIPPLVMRGINTVGDAMGRRFDQEGKSGAISRVQFDAWWNGGMRTAPYFHNMVGILTETGHTSPAPADYDAANFPKTFANGVATLEPSVFYPNPYRGGRWHFRDSCEYMYTASMAVLDLGAKRRQEWLYDIYQMGRDAIRAGANETYVVPADQWDLPTAVKMINVLRMGGIEIEQATAPFTAGGTTYAAGSYLIRGAQAFRPYLTDLLNPQVYPDLRLYPGGPPQRPYDITGWTLPFQMGVKVDRVAEVVKAPTIAVDVATVPTGGVEGPAAAGYAIDPRVNDAFIAVNRLLAAGDTIARSRDAFDAGGRTWPAGTFLVSPGRGTAARVDAAATTLGLRVGGLDAMPGVGVDRLARPRIGLYHAWGGNMDEGWTRWVLEQFEFAFDLVHDADVRAGDLRARFDVLVLPHATYAQMLNGLAPGSTLPEYVGGMTPDGVAELYRFASAGGTLVAIDAATELPLTTFGLPVRDVTRGLADERFFVPGTLLRVQVDPTHPVGYGLPPEVAGFFTRSAAFALGRGRSRADFELGLPAAVPEDLRVVGRYAKPDLLMSGWMLGSDIIAGQPAVVDATVGQGRVVLLGFRVQHRAQPHGTFKLLFNSLYLGQPPAPPRARSR from the coding sequence ATGAAGCGCTTCGTCCAGACGGCGCTCGTGGCCGTGCTCGTCGCGACCGCACTCGGTCGCTTTCTCGCGGCCCAGCCCGCGCCGGTGCCCACGCCCGCCTCGGTGTTCGGGTTCGCACCGTGCGACGACCACAAGCTCGCCACCTACGAAGAGATCGCGACCTACTTCCGCCACCTCGACGCGGCCACCGATCGGATGCGGCTCTTCGAGATCGGCACGACGGCCGAGGGGCGCACGCAGCTGCTGGCGGTCGTGTCGTCGGAGGCGAACCTCGCCCGTCTCGATCACTACAAGGACATCGCGCGGCGACTGGCACTGGCACGCGACCTCACCGACGAGCAGGCGCGCGCGCTCGCCCGCGAGGGCCGCGCGGTGATGTGGGTCGACTTCGGGCTGCACTCGAGCGAGCTGGCCCACGCGCAGACGGCGCCGCTGATGGCCTGGCGCGCGGTGACCGAAGAGACCGAGGAGTGGAAGGCCATCCGCGACCAGGTGCTGTTCGTGCTCGTGCCGAACATGAACCCGGACGGCACGACCCAGTGGGCGGAATGGTACCGGCGGCACCTCGGCGGGCCGTACGAGCGGTCGTCGCCGCCCGAGCTGTACCAGAAGTACGTCGGGCACGACAACAACCGCGACTGGTTCATGTTCAACATGCCCGAGTCGCGGAACATCGCGCGGCAGCTCTACTTCGAGTGGTATCCGCAGATCGTGCACAACCAGCACCAGTCGGCCCCGTTCCCGGCGCGAATCTTCCACCCCCCGTTCGCCGACCCGATGAACCCGAACATCCCGCCCCTCGTGATGCGCGGCATCAACACCGTGGGCGACGCGATGGGCCGGCGCTTCGATCAGGAGGGCAAGAGCGGCGCCATCTCTCGCGTGCAGTTCGATGCCTGGTGGAACGGCGGGATGCGCACGGCCCCCTACTTCCACAACATGGTCGGCATCCTCACCGAAACCGGCCACACCTCGCCGGCGCCAGCCGACTACGACGCGGCCAACTTCCCGAAGACGTTCGCCAACGGCGTGGCCACGCTCGAGCCGAGCGTGTTCTACCCCAATCCATACCGCGGAGGCCGGTGGCACTTCCGTGACAGCTGCGAGTACATGTACACCGCGTCGATGGCCGTGCTCGACCTCGGGGCGAAGCGCCGGCAGGAATGGCTCTACGACATCTACCAGATGGGACGTGACGCCATCCGGGCCGGAGCGAACGAAACCTACGTCGTGCCGGCCGACCAGTGGGACCTGCCCACCGCCGTCAAGATGATCAACGTGTTGCGGATGGGCGGCATCGAGATCGAGCAGGCCACGGCGCCGTTCACGGCGGGCGGCACGACCTACGCGGCCGGCAGCTATCTGATTCGGGGCGCGCAGGCCTTTCGGCCCTACCTGACCGACCTGCTGAACCCGCAGGTCTATCCCGACCTGCGGCTCTATCCCGGAGGGCCGCCGCAGCGGCCGTACGACATCACGGGGTGGACGCTGCCCTTCCAGATGGGTGTCAAGGTCGACCGGGTCGCCGAGGTCGTGAAGGCGCCGACGATCGCGGTCGACGTCGCCACGGTGCCGACGGGCGGCGTCGAAGGGCCGGCGGCCGCCGGCTACGCGATCGACCCGCGCGTCAACGACGCGTTCATCGCCGTGAACCGCCTCCTCGCGGCCGGCGACACGATTGCCCGCTCCCGCGACGCGTTCGACGCTGGAGGCCGCACGTGGCCCGCCGGCACGTTTCTCGTCTCGCCCGGCCGCGGCACGGCCGCGCGCGTCGACGCCGCCGCCACGACGCTCGGTCTCCGCGTCGGCGGGCTCGACGCGATGCCGGGCGTTGGCGTCGATCGCCTTGCCCGCCCGCGCATCGGCCTCTACCACGCCTGGGGCGGCAACATGGACGAGGGCTGGACGCGCTGGGTTCTCGAGCAGTTCGAGTTCGCCTTCGACCTCGTGCACGACGCGGACGTACGGGCGGGCGACTTGCGCGCACGGTTCGACGTGCTGGTGCTGCCCCACGCGACGTACGCCCAGATGCTGAACGGCCTCGCGCCCGGCAGCACGCTGCCCGAGTACGTCGGCGGGATGACGCCGGATGGCGTGGCCGAGTTGTACCGGTTCGCCTCGGCCGGAGGCACGCTTGTCGCCATCGATGCGGCCACCGAACTGCCGCTCACCACCTTCGGTCTGCCGGTCCGTGACGTCACGCGGGGGCTCGCCGACGAGCGCTTCTTCGTTCCTGGCACGCTGCTCCGCGTGCAGGTCGACCCGACGCACCCAGTCGGGTACGGGCTGCCACCCGAGGTGGCGGGCTTCTTCACGCGCAGCGCCGCCTTCGCGCTCGGCCGAGGGCGAAGTCGGGCCGACTTCGAGCTGGGGCTGCCCGCCGCGGTGCCGGAGGACCTGAGGGTCGTCGGCCGGTACGCGAAGCCGGACCTGCTCATGAGCGGCTGGATGCTCGGCAGCGACATCATCGCCGGCCAACCCGCGGTGGTCGACGCCACGGTGGGGCAAGGACGTGTCGTGCTGCTCGGCTTCCGGGTGCAGCACCGGGCCCAGCCCCACGGCACCTTCAAGCTGCTGTTCAACTCGCTCTACCTGGGACAGCCTCCGGCCCCCCCCCGCGCGCGCAGCCGCTAG
- a CDS encoding periplasmic heavy metal sensor, translated as MGARRVISQLIPVVACAAGVALAASLAHASDDRHKWWLSSRVKAEIGLTDQQSRDIEAIFQAMVPRLRAEKEELDRQEGLLAAVMKDDTADEASVTQAIERVERARGAMSKTRTLMLFRMNRVLSADQRVKLAAYREQRERERRSSGPTPPSRHR; from the coding sequence GTGGGAGCAAGGCGCGTCATTTCGCAGCTGATACCGGTCGTCGCGTGCGCCGCTGGGGTCGCGCTCGCAGCGAGTCTCGCCCACGCGAGCGACGACCGGCACAAGTGGTGGCTCTCCAGCCGCGTCAAGGCCGAGATCGGCCTGACCGACCAGCAGTCGCGCGACATCGAGGCCATCTTCCAGGCGATGGTGCCGCGTCTTCGCGCCGAGAAGGAAGAGCTCGACCGCCAGGAGGGGCTGCTTGCGGCCGTCATGAAGGACGACACGGCCGATGAAGCGAGCGTCACCCAGGCGATCGAGCGTGTCGAACGCGCACGCGGCGCCATGAGCAAGACCCGGACGTTGATGCTCTTCCGCATGAACCGGGTCCTTTCAGCGGACCAGCGCGTCAAACTAGCGGCGTATCGCGAGCAGCGCGAGCGCGAACGGCGGTCGTCCGGACCGACGCCGCCGTCGCGGCATCGCTGA
- a CDS encoding TolC family protein encodes MTRLLCVRGVLMAALVVGIALPALAQAPPESRVRELLSQALAEAQPASAPMLPAGPSVDLTIDEAVARALERNLDIAVERLTPQTFDFQLAGIRSAYTPTVTGLVGQNNVVQLPTSQLVGGQRVSQDAGTYNFGLTQRTPWGGGSFQATWNNRRQESTNAFNTFNPQFNSSLLLSYTQPLLRGFRIDSTRQQLLVTRINRDISEIQLKQTITNTLANVRNAYWDLAAAIRAVDVARRSLALAEKLVEDNQIRVEVGTLAPIDVVQAEAEAATRRQALAQAEASWRTTELALKRLIVSGTGDALWAASLNPVDRPSPMAASIDIEAAVRRALADRTDLARARKQLESSHTTLGLLGDQKLPALDLLASYGLQGIGGTRFVREGGLGGQITEEIPGGYADALRLIRNRDYPNWTVQLNLSYPIGTSSADAQHARAKIQLAQAQTQIRQVELQVATEVTNVALQVMSNQKRVDAAMAARELAQRRLEAEESKFEVGMSTNFFVVQAQRDLADAEVTELRALLDYAKSLVDFERSQQTSLTSGGITVVTAGGGQ; translated from the coding sequence TTGACTCGGTTGCTGTGTGTCCGCGGCGTCCTGATGGCCGCCCTCGTCGTGGGGATCGCTCTGCCTGCTCTGGCGCAGGCGCCGCCGGAGTCGCGCGTGCGCGAGCTGCTGTCGCAGGCACTCGCAGAGGCCCAGCCCGCCAGCGCGCCGATGCTCCCCGCCGGCCCATCGGTCGACCTGACGATCGACGAGGCCGTCGCGCGCGCGCTCGAGCGGAATCTCGACATCGCCGTGGAGCGCCTGACGCCCCAGACGTTCGACTTCCAGCTCGCGGGGATCCGCTCGGCCTACACGCCCACGGTCACCGGGCTCGTCGGTCAGAACAACGTCGTCCAGCTGCCAACGAGCCAGCTCGTCGGCGGCCAGCGGGTCTCGCAGGACGCGGGCACTTACAACTTCGGGTTGACGCAGCGCACGCCCTGGGGGGGAGGCTCGTTCCAGGCCACGTGGAACAACCGGCGACAGGAGTCGACCAACGCCTTCAATACCTTCAACCCGCAGTTCAACTCGAGCCTGCTGCTCAGCTACACCCAGCCCCTGCTGAGGGGGTTCCGTATCGACTCCACGCGACAGCAGTTGCTCGTGACGCGCATCAACCGGGACATCTCGGAGATACAGCTGAAGCAGACCATCACGAACACGCTGGCCAACGTCAGGAACGCGTACTGGGACCTCGCGGCGGCGATTCGCGCGGTCGACGTGGCCCGCCGTTCGCTCGCGCTCGCGGAGAAGCTTGTCGAGGACAACCAGATTCGCGTCGAGGTGGGCACGCTCGCCCCGATTGACGTCGTGCAGGCCGAGGCCGAGGCGGCCACCCGCCGTCAGGCCCTGGCCCAGGCCGAGGCGTCGTGGCGCACGACGGAGCTCGCGCTGAAGCGTCTCATCGTCAGCGGCACCGGCGACGCGCTGTGGGCGGCGAGCCTGAACCCCGTCGATCGGCCGTCGCCGATGGCGGCCAGCATCGACATCGAGGCCGCGGTCAGGCGGGCGCTCGCCGACCGCACCGATCTCGCACGCGCCAGGAAGCAGCTCGAGAGCAGCCACACGACGCTCGGCCTGCTCGGCGACCAGAAGCTGCCGGCACTCGATCTGCTGGCCTCGTACGGGCTGCAGGGCATCGGGGGCACCCGCTTCGTACGAGAGGGCGGACTCGGGGGCCAGATCACCGAAGAAATCCCCGGAGGTTATGCCGACGCGCTCCGCCTCATTCGCAATCGCGACTATCCCAACTGGACGGTGCAGCTGAACCTCTCGTACCCCATCGGGACGAGCAGCGCCGACGCGCAGCACGCGCGCGCGAAGATCCAGCTGGCGCAGGCGCAGACGCAGATCCGCCAGGTCGAGCTGCAGGTCGCCACCGAGGTCACCAACGTCGCCTTGCAGGTCATGAGCAACCAGAAGCGCGTCGACGCGGCCATGGCGGCCCGCGAGCTCGCGCAGCGTCGGCTCGAGGCCGAGGAGAGCAAGTTCGAGGTCGGCATGTCCACCAATTTCTTCGTCGTCCAGGCGCAGCGCGATCTGGCCGACGCGGAGGTCACCGAGCTGCGCGCCCTGCTCGACTACGCCAAGTCGCTCGTCGACTTCGAGCGGTCGCAGCAGACGTCGCTCACGAGCGGTGGCATCACCGTGGTCACCGCAGGCGGTGGCCAGTAG
- a CDS encoding efflux RND transporter periplasmic adaptor subunit has protein sequence MRKALIIVGLIVAAAGGFMYYNRADSRAAQPGAAPGGGMGGGMFARPPMTVELATATRAPVAETVQVVGNLVGAQMVEVAPKVSGRLQAVEVRIGDPVRRGQLIALVEDQEIREQVKQAEASYQVSQATIRQREADLKFAETNLDRSRSLFERQLLPKQALDDAEARFQSAAAQLDLARAQFAQSTSRLDELRITLGNTRIVSPVDGFVGRRRLDAGAFVNSNAPVVDVVDIRTVRMVVNLVERDIRRISVGAPADVDVDAYPGEVFRGRIARVAPVLDPATRTAEMEIEVPNADFRLKPGMYARVNLVVGQRQDALVVPRNAVVAVDGRQGVFTIEGESRVATFAPVGVGLQNQESAEILSGLSEGQKVVTTGAAGLRDGDQILLPGDPPPGPRSGPGGGGARAGGGGPGAPGAPDDAATERAGRVPASGPPADSQPGQPTPAGRRNAS, from the coding sequence ATGCGCAAAGCACTCATCATCGTCGGACTCATCGTGGCTGCCGCGGGCGGCTTCATGTACTACAACCGCGCCGACAGCCGGGCCGCCCAACCCGGCGCCGCGCCTGGCGGCGGCATGGGCGGCGGCATGTTCGCGCGGCCGCCCATGACGGTCGAGCTCGCCACCGCGACTCGGGCGCCCGTCGCCGAAACGGTGCAGGTCGTGGGCAACCTCGTCGGGGCCCAGATGGTCGAGGTCGCGCCGAAGGTCAGCGGCCGCCTGCAAGCGGTCGAGGTCCGCATCGGCGATCCCGTGAGGCGCGGACAGCTCATCGCGCTCGTCGAAGACCAGGAGATCCGCGAGCAGGTGAAGCAGGCCGAGGCGTCGTACCAGGTCAGCCAGGCCACCATCCGTCAGCGCGAGGCCGACCTCAAGTTCGCGGAGACGAACCTCGACCGGTCGCGGAGCCTGTTCGAGCGCCAGTTGCTCCCGAAGCAGGCGCTCGACGACGCGGAGGCCAGGTTCCAGTCGGCGGCCGCCCAGCTCGACCTGGCGCGGGCCCAGTTCGCGCAGTCGACCTCGCGTCTCGACGAGCTGCGCATCACTCTCGGCAACACGCGGATCGTGTCGCCGGTCGACGGCTTCGTCGGGCGTCGCCGTCTCGACGCCGGGGCCTTCGTCAACTCGAACGCACCGGTCGTGGATGTCGTCGACATCCGGACGGTTCGCATGGTGGTGAACCTCGTCGAGCGCGACATTCGCCGGATTTCGGTCGGGGCGCCGGCTGACGTCGACGTCGATGCCTACCCGGGCGAGGTGTTCAGGGGGCGCATCGCGCGCGTCGCGCCCGTGCTCGATCCGGCGACACGCACCGCCGAGATGGAAATCGAGGTCCCCAACGCCGACTTCCGCCTGAAGCCGGGCATGTACGCTCGTGTGAACCTCGTCGTCGGCCAGCGGCAGGACGCCCTCGTGGTGCCGCGCAATGCCGTGGTCGCCGTCGACGGCCGCCAGGGCGTGTTCACGATCGAAGGCGAGAGCCGCGTCGCCACGTTCGCCCCGGTCGGCGTGGGCCTCCAGAACCAGGAGAGCGCGGAGATTCTGTCGGGGCTCTCCGAGGGGCAAAAGGTCGTCACGACCGGCGCCGCGGGCCTGCGCGACGGCGACCAGATTCTGCTGCCAGGCGATCCGCCGCCGGGACCACGCAGCGGACCGGGCGGCGGTGGCGCACGCGCGGGCGGCGGCGGGCCGGGCGCGCCCGGGGCGCCGGACGACGCGGCCACGGAGCGCGCCGGGCGCGTGCCCGCGTCGGGCCCGCCCGCCGACAGCCAGCCCGGGCAGCCGACGCCGGCCGGGCGGCGCAACGCGTCCTGA
- a CDS encoding efflux RND transporter permease subunit — protein MSIPRVAINRPVTMAMISFVIVLLGAISLLRLPVDLMPEVESPTLTIRTSYSGVGPLEIEESITRPIEQSVSAVAGLEQISSDSREGSSQVRLQFTYGTNLAEAADEVRTRIDRVRGRLPIDADPPVIFKFDSTQFPIVWIAVEGDADPVALRELAENDLARRLERVPGVASVDVSGGLRRQIRVELSKEKITALDLPVDRVIALLRAENQNVPIGEITEGDMTYLLRSPGQFESLEDIRSLVVLTKAGVPVYLRDIATVRDATEDVRSVVRVNGRSGVRMMVRKQSGENTVQVAKNVIAEMERVNREVSGVRLNVTNDTSRFIEQSIKSVRDAVMLGSVLVVLIIFAFLRSWRSTLIICTSIPISIVGTFALLYFGGFTLNTMTFGGLALGVGMIVDAAIVVLENAQRHLEMGKTRMQAALEGSEEIWTAILASTLTQIAVFVPLFFLGGVSSVLFKQLSIVVMFSLSMSLFVAVTLVPVLCSILLKRPAPAEERTTIAAALFTASGNFLDRLDSHYRRLLHGALQHRPTVLATAAGLFVLAILLVPTLSFELLPQADEGEVRVDIELPVGTRIERTDAALRAVEETIARTVPEAVNVITNAGGGGMGFGAAGTHRGSIDILLTSKRERQRSNADIAMMLRRELSGMPGVQARARPSGGNWALNRILGGSSDARLALEIRGHDLAEARSLADRAKAMMEQTPGIADVRLSQEAGRPELAIRVDRDKAALLGLTVTNVASNMRTAIAGTQAAFYRERGVEYPIIVRLREEDRHQTADVGDLLVATAGGRVVPVKNVIAMRPDAGPVVVERKNQERIARVNAEIEIPLSQAVANIQAWIPELRAPSDFSVGFGAEVEEQARAFSQLQLLLILAIILVYAVMASQYESFRDPFIIMFSIPLAAIGVVTMLKITSTAFSLQAYIGVIMLTGIVVNNAILLVDYTNTLRRRDRMGLRDAVELAGRHRLRPILMTSLTTILGLTPMALGLGEGAELQAPLARVVIGGLFTSMLITLLFVPTMYTLFEEGLRGLVRGVKHEPSPAQPQESPAR, from the coding sequence ATGAGTATCCCGCGCGTCGCCATCAACCGCCCCGTGACCATGGCGATGATCAGCTTCGTCATCGTCCTGCTCGGCGCGATCTCGCTGCTCAGGCTGCCCGTCGACCTGATGCCAGAGGTTGAATCGCCCACGCTGACGATCCGCACGAGCTACTCGGGCGTGGGCCCCCTCGAGATCGAGGAGTCGATCACGCGGCCGATCGAGCAGTCGGTGAGCGCCGTCGCGGGCCTCGAGCAGATCAGCTCGGACTCGCGCGAGGGATCGAGCCAGGTCCGTCTGCAGTTCACCTACGGGACCAACCTCGCCGAGGCGGCCGACGAGGTGCGCACGCGCATCGACCGGGTTCGGGGCCGGCTGCCGATCGATGCCGACCCGCCCGTGATCTTCAAGTTCGACTCGACGCAGTTCCCCATCGTGTGGATTGCCGTCGAGGGTGACGCCGACCCGGTGGCCCTGCGTGAGCTCGCCGAGAACGACCTCGCGCGTCGCCTCGAGCGCGTGCCCGGCGTCGCGTCCGTCGATGTGAGCGGCGGCCTGCGCCGTCAGATCCGCGTCGAGCTGTCGAAGGAGAAGATCACCGCTCTCGACCTCCCCGTGGACCGTGTGATCGCGTTGCTACGCGCCGAGAACCAGAACGTCCCGATCGGCGAGATCACCGAAGGCGACATGACCTACCTGCTGCGGAGCCCGGGGCAGTTCGAGAGCCTCGAGGACATCCGGAGCCTGGTGGTGCTGACGAAGGCCGGCGTGCCGGTCTACCTGCGCGACATCGCGACCGTGCGCGACGCCACCGAGGACGTGCGGTCGGTCGTCCGGGTCAACGGCCGCTCCGGCGTTCGCATGATGGTGCGCAAGCAGTCGGGCGAGAACACCGTGCAGGTGGCGAAGAACGTCATCGCCGAGATGGAGCGTGTGAACCGCGAGGTCTCGGGCGTGCGGCTCAACGTCACCAACGACACGTCGCGCTTCATCGAGCAGTCGATCAAGAGCGTCCGCGACGCGGTGATGCTCGGTTCGGTCCTCGTCGTCCTCATCATCTTCGCGTTCCTGCGGAGCTGGCGGTCGACGCTCATCATCTGTACGTCGATTCCCATCTCGATCGTCGGCACGTTCGCGCTGCTCTACTTCGGTGGCTTCACGCTGAACACGATGACTTTCGGCGGGCTCGCGCTCGGCGTCGGCATGATCGTCGACGCCGCGATCGTCGTGCTCGAGAACGCGCAACGCCACCTCGAGATGGGCAAGACGCGGATGCAGGCCGCGCTCGAAGGGAGCGAGGAGATCTGGACGGCCATCCTGGCGTCGACGCTGACGCAGATCGCGGTCTTCGTGCCGCTGTTCTTCCTCGGCGGCGTGTCGAGCGTGCTCTTCAAGCAGCTCTCGATCGTGGTCATGTTCTCGTTGTCGATGTCGCTGTTCGTGGCGGTCACGCTCGTCCCCGTGCTCTGCTCGATCCTCCTCAAGCGGCCGGCGCCGGCCGAGGAGCGGACGACCATCGCCGCGGCGCTCTTCACCGCGAGCGGCAACTTCCTCGACCGCCTCGATTCACACTATCGCCGCCTGCTGCACGGCGCGCTCCAGCACCGGCCCACGGTGCTCGCGACGGCGGCGGGCCTGTTCGTCCTCGCGATCCTGCTCGTGCCGACGCTCAGCTTCGAGCTGCTGCCGCAGGCCGACGAGGGCGAGGTCAGGGTCGACATCGAGCTGCCGGTCGGCACGCGGATCGAGCGCACCGACGCGGCCCTGCGCGCGGTCGAGGAAACGATCGCGCGCACGGTGCCCGAGGCCGTCAACGTCATCACGAACGCCGGTGGGGGCGGGATGGGCTTCGGGGCCGCCGGAACCCACCGAGGCAGCATCGACATCCTGCTCACGTCGAAGCGCGAGCGCCAGCGGTCGAACGCCGACATCGCCATGATGCTGCGGCGTGAGCTGTCGGGGATGCCGGGCGTGCAGGCCCGCGCCCGCCCCTCGGGCGGCAACTGGGCGCTCAACCGCATCCTCGGCGGCAGCTCCGACGCCCGCCTGGCCCTCGAGATCCGCGGGCACGACCTCGCCGAAGCTCGCTCGCTCGCCGACCGGGCCAAGGCGATGATGGAGCAGACGCCCGGCATCGCCGACGTGCGCCTGTCGCAGGAAGCGGGCCGTCCCGAGCTGGCGATCCGGGTCGACCGCGACAAGGCCGCGCTGCTGGGCCTGACCGTGACGAACGTCGCCTCCAACATGCGCACGGCCATCGCCGGCACCCAGGCCGCGTTCTACCGCGAGCGCGGCGTCGAGTACCCCATCATCGTGCGCCTGCGCGAGGAGGATCGTCACCAGACGGCCGACGTCGGCGACCTGCTCGTGGCCACCGCCGGCGGCCGCGTCGTGCCGGTGAAGAACGTGATCGCGATGCGCCCCGACGCCGGGCCCGTCGTCGTCGAGCGCAAGAACCAGGAGCGGATCGCTCGGGTCAACGCCGAAATCGAGATCCCGCTCAGTCAGGCCGTCGCGAACATCCAGGCCTGGATCCCCGAGTTACGCGCGCCGAGCGACTTCTCGGTCGGGTTCGGCGCCGAGGTCGAGGAGCAGGCGCGGGCGTTCTCCCAGCTGCAGTTGCTGCTGATTCTCGCCATCATCCTCGTGTATGCGGTGATGGCCTCGCAGTACGAGTCGTTCCGCGACCCGTTCATCATCATGTTCTCGATCCCGCTCGCCGCCATCGGGGTCGTCACGATGCTCAAGATCACCAGCACCGCCTTCAGCCTGCAGGCCTACATCGGCGTGATCATGCTGACCGGCATCGTCGTCAACAACGCCATCCTGCTCGTCGACTACACCAACACGCTGCGGCGGCGCGATCGCATGGGGCTTCGCGACGCGGTCGAGCTCGCCGGCCGTCACCGGCTGCGGCCGATCCTGATGACGTCGCTCACCACCATTCTCGGCCTCACGCCCATGGCGCTCGGCCTCGGCGAAGGTGCGGAGCTGCAGGCGCCGCTCGCCCGCGTCGTCATCGGCGGCCTCTTCACCTCGATGCTCATCACCCTGCTCTTCGTGCCGACGATGTACACGCTGTTCGAAGAGGGGCTGCGGGGCCTCGTGAGGGGCGTGAAGCACGAGCCCTCGCCGGCGCAGCCGCAGGAATCGCCCGCCAGGTAG
- the folK gene encoding 2-amino-4-hydroxy-6-hydroxymethyldihydropteridine diphosphokinase — protein MKIAVFSVIGDLTGSAAKAFRSIVDSSNQAASRQPSAASRIVSSGGVRPVAVALGSNLGDRRAALDRAAARLAEFLTDLRVSPVFETAPVGVSPQPDFLNAAAVGLSTAAPRQVLDRLLAIEAELGRERPFPGAPRRIDLDLILCGDEVIEAPGLCVPHPRFRERRFVLEPLAAIGPDLRDPVTGRTVAELLAALDATQVSARPRS, from the coding sequence ATGAAGATCGCCGTCTTCTCCGTGATCGGTGACCTCACCGGGAGTGCCGCGAAGGCCTTCCGTTCAATCGTTGATTCCTCCAACCAGGCCGCCAGTCGCCAGCCGTCAGCCGCCAGCCGGATTGTCTCTTCGGGGGGAGTCCGTCCGGTCGCGGTCGCCCTCGGCAGCAATCTGGGCGATCGGCGCGCCGCGCTGGATCGGGCAGCCGCCCGGCTGGCCGAGTTCCTCACGGATCTGCGGGTGTCGCCGGTCTTCGAGACGGCGCCGGTCGGCGTATCGCCGCAGCCTGACTTCCTCAATGCCGCTGCCGTCGGCCTGTCGACGGCCGCGCCACGACAGGTGCTCGACCGTCTCCTGGCCATCGAAGCCGAACTCGGGCGGGAGCGGCCGTTTCCCGGCGCCCCCCGGCGCATCGACCTCGACCTGATCCTGTGCGGCGACGAGGTGATCGAGGCGCCGGGACTGTGCGTACCGCATCCCCGCTTTCGGGAACGACGATTCGTGCTGGAGCCTCTTGCGGCGATTGGTCCCGACCTGCGCGACCCCGTGACGGGGCGGACGGTCGCGGAGTTGCTGGCGGCGCTCGACGCGACGCAGGTGTCAGCCCGCCCGCGGTCGTGA
- a CDS encoding TraR/DksA C4-type zinc finger protein codes for MEAAQFRDVLVRKREEILSSGSMKPLQTSMENTRQGDLADQASGNNEVHIQLKLRQTDAKILQAIEEALERIEKGTYGVCRDCGELIAPARLNAIPWTRVCITCKEKQSA; via the coding sequence ATGGAGGCTGCACAGTTCCGCGATGTCCTGGTGCGAAAGAGGGAGGAGATCCTCTCGAGCGGGAGCATGAAGCCCCTGCAGACCTCGATGGAGAACACCCGACAGGGCGACCTCGCCGACCAGGCGAGCGGCAACAACGAGGTCCACATCCAGCTGAAGCTCCGGCAGACCGATGCCAAGATCCTCCAGGCCATCGAGGAGGCGCTGGAGCGGATCGAGAAGGGCACCTACGGCGTGTGCCGCGACTGCGGCGAACTGATCGCGCCGGCCAGGCTGAACGCCATCCCCTGGACGCGGGTCTGCATCACCTGCAAGGAAAAGCAAAGCGCGTGA